One part of the Streptomyces lienomycini genome encodes these proteins:
- a CDS encoding GDSL-type esterase/lipase family protein: MHTSDDWITTPLTPDLLRGALDVERTEHGLLPHRLPARARAQNTDGQLAMAESQPSGVRLALRTRATALELDTLPTKRFYVGAPPRPDGVYDLLVDGRPAGRGSVAGGNTLTIDMTTGATGVEPGPVGTLRFDGLPEGGKDIEIWLPHNETTELVALRANAPVEPAPDPGRRVWLHHGSSISHGSDAASPTTTWPALAASLGGAELVNLGLGGGALLDPFTARAMRDTPADLISVKIGINVVNADLMRLRAFGPAVHGFLDTVREGHPTAPLLVVSPLLCPVHEDTPGPLAPDFTGGRVRFVATGDPAERASGKLTLNVIRDELSRIVTRRAADDENLYYLDGRELYGEADAADLPLPDGVHPDAATHRLIGERFAGAVFTDRGAFRG, from the coding sequence ATGCACACCTCGGACGACTGGATCACCACGCCCCTCACCCCGGACCTCCTGCGGGGCGCCCTGGACGTGGAACGCACCGAGCACGGCCTGCTGCCCCACCGGCTGCCGGCCCGGGCCCGCGCGCAGAACACCGACGGACAGCTGGCCATGGCCGAGTCCCAGCCCTCCGGCGTACGCCTGGCCCTGCGCACCCGTGCCACCGCCCTCGAACTGGACACCCTGCCCACCAAGCGGTTCTACGTCGGCGCCCCGCCGCGCCCGGACGGCGTGTACGACCTGCTCGTCGACGGCCGCCCGGCAGGCCGGGGAAGCGTCGCGGGCGGCAACACCCTGACCATCGACATGACCACCGGCGCGACGGGCGTCGAGCCCGGTCCGGTCGGCACCCTCCGCTTCGACGGCCTGCCCGAGGGCGGCAAGGACATCGAGATCTGGCTGCCGCACAACGAGACCACGGAACTCGTCGCCCTGCGCGCCAACGCCCCCGTCGAGCCCGCCCCCGACCCGGGCCGGAGGGTCTGGCTGCACCACGGCAGCTCGATCAGCCACGGCTCCGACGCCGCGAGCCCCACCACCACCTGGCCCGCGCTCGCCGCCTCCCTCGGCGGTGCGGAACTGGTCAACCTGGGCCTGGGCGGCGGCGCCCTGCTCGACCCGTTCACCGCCCGGGCCATGCGCGACACCCCCGCCGACCTGATCAGCGTCAAGATCGGCATCAACGTGGTCAACGCCGACCTCATGCGCCTGCGTGCCTTCGGCCCCGCCGTGCACGGCTTCCTGGACACCGTCCGCGAGGGCCACCCCACCGCCCCGCTGCTGGTCGTCTCGCCGCTCCTGTGCCCCGTCCACGAGGACACCCCCGGCCCTCTCGCCCCCGACTTCACCGGCGGACGCGTGCGGTTCGTCGCCACGGGCGACCCGGCGGAACGCGCGAGCGGGAAACTGACCCTGAACGTCATCCGGGACGAGCTGTCCCGGATCGTGACCCGACGGGCCGCCGACGACGAGAACCTGTACTACCTCGACGGCCGCGAGCTGTACGGCGAGGCCGACGCCGCCGATCTGCCCCTGCCCGACGGCGTCCACCCGGACGCCGCCACCCACCGCCTCATCGGCGAACGCTTCGCCGGGGCGGTCTTCACCGACCGCGGCGCCTTCAGGGGCTGA
- a CDS encoding type 1 glutamine amidotransferase → MSRLLVVQNHRGGGPGRFGDWLVADGVSLDVVRAYAGEPLPRRTEHDGVLVLGGGYLPDDDARVPWLAPTRALVAGAVERGDPVFGICLGGQLLARVAGGTVRGEHGEPEFGSTPLTLRGEAGADPLFAGLPERVTAVEHHVDAVTALPPGATWLASSERCPYQAFRVGERAWGVQFHPEAGADRVRGWDADRLRARGFDPAELLRRAELDEPAAEAVWRKVARRFAAVVRAGAAGHESRGARAVSP, encoded by the coding sequence GTGTCGCGGCTGTTGGTCGTGCAGAACCACCGGGGCGGTGGGCCGGGCCGCTTCGGTGACTGGCTGGTCGCGGACGGGGTGTCGCTCGACGTGGTGCGCGCGTACGCCGGTGAGCCGCTGCCCCGGCGTACGGAGCACGACGGCGTCCTGGTGCTCGGCGGCGGCTACCTGCCCGACGACGACGCGCGCGTTCCCTGGCTGGCGCCCACCCGGGCGCTGGTCGCCGGGGCGGTGGAGCGGGGCGACCCGGTCTTCGGGATCTGTCTGGGCGGGCAGCTCCTGGCCCGGGTCGCGGGCGGCACGGTGCGCGGTGAACACGGCGAACCGGAGTTCGGCAGCACCCCGTTGACCCTGAGGGGCGAGGCGGGGGCCGATCCGCTCTTCGCGGGGCTGCCGGAGCGGGTGACGGCGGTCGAGCACCACGTGGACGCCGTCACCGCGCTGCCGCCCGGCGCCACCTGGCTGGCGTCGAGCGAGCGGTGCCCCTACCAGGCGTTCCGGGTCGGCGAGCGGGCGTGGGGCGTGCAGTTCCACCCCGAGGCGGGGGCGGACCGGGTCAGGGGCTGGGACGCCGACCGGTTGCGCGCCCGAGGATTCGATCCGGCGGAACTCCTGCGCCGTGCGGAACTCGACGAGCCCGCGGCCGAGGCGGTCTGGCGCAAGGTGGCCCGGCGTTTCGCCGCGGTCGTGAGGGCGGGAGCCGCCGGACACGAGAGCCGGGGGGCGAGGGCGGTCAGCCCCTGA
- a CDS encoding lipid II:glycine glycyltransferase FemX — translation MSCRLKPITREEHLRFVTARPSVSHLQVPSWGDVKPDWRAESLGWFDEGGELVGAGLVLLRPIPRLRRYLAYLPEGPVVDWTAAGLEGWLEPMLAHLKGRGAFTARMGPPVVARRWSADAVKAAIADPGARRLGDVEATVCEPGADDVVERLRRMGWRRTEPGGEDGFAAGQPRHVCQVPLAGRSPEDLQRGFNQQWRRNIKKAEKAGVKVVRGDLADLPVFYDLYVETAERDRFVPRPLAYFRRMWQALTAEDPDRMRLYLAHHDGEVLAAATMLTVGEHVWYSYGASTSRRREVQPNNALQWRMMCDARELGASVYDFRGITDTLDEDNHLLGLLRFKVGAGGEAVEYLGEWDYPLNKVLHRALSLYMSRR, via the coding sequence ATGAGCTGTCGCCTGAAGCCGATCACCCGCGAGGAACATCTGCGCTTCGTCACGGCCCGGCCTTCCGTGAGCCATCTGCAGGTCCCCTCGTGGGGCGACGTGAAGCCGGACTGGCGGGCGGAGAGCCTGGGCTGGTTCGACGAGGGCGGGGAACTGGTCGGCGCCGGGCTGGTGCTGCTGCGGCCGATTCCGAGACTGCGGCGGTATCTGGCCTACCTGCCCGAGGGCCCGGTCGTCGACTGGACGGCGGCCGGTCTGGAGGGGTGGCTGGAGCCGATGCTGGCCCACCTGAAGGGGCGCGGCGCGTTCACCGCGAGGATGGGGCCGCCGGTGGTGGCACGGCGCTGGAGCGCCGACGCGGTCAAGGCGGCCATCGCCGATCCGGGGGCCCGGCGGCTGGGGGACGTGGAGGCCACGGTGTGCGAGCCCGGGGCGGACGACGTCGTCGAGCGGCTGCGCCGGATGGGCTGGCGGCGCACCGAGCCGGGCGGCGAGGACGGCTTCGCCGCGGGCCAGCCGCGCCACGTGTGCCAGGTCCCGCTCGCGGGGCGGTCGCCGGAGGATCTCCAGCGGGGCTTCAACCAGCAGTGGCGGCGGAACATCAAGAAGGCCGAGAAGGCCGGCGTCAAGGTCGTCCGCGGCGATCTGGCGGACCTGCCGGTCTTCTACGACCTGTACGTCGAGACCGCGGAACGGGACCGGTTCGTGCCGCGCCCCCTCGCCTACTTCCGGCGCATGTGGCAGGCGCTGACGGCCGAGGACCCGGACCGCATGCGCCTCTACCTCGCCCATCACGACGGGGAGGTGCTCGCCGCGGCCACGATGCTGACGGTCGGCGAGCACGTCTGGTACTCCTACGGCGCGTCCACCAGCCGTCGGCGCGAGGTGCAGCCCAACAACGCCCTGCAGTGGCGGATGATGTGCGACGCCCGTGAACTGGGCGCGTCCGTCTACGACTTCCGCGGCATCACCGACACCCTGGACGAGGACAACCACCTGCTGGGCCTGCTCCGGTTCAAGGTCGGCGCGGGGGGCGAGGCCGTCGAGTACCTCGGCGAGTGGGACTATCCACTGAACAAGGTGCTGCACAGGGCTCTGTCCCTGTACATGTCGCGCCGCTGA
- the ku gene encoding non-homologous end joining protein Ku, whose protein sequence is MARAIWTGVITFGLVSVPVGLFTATEDHTVHFHQLQRGTSDRIRNRRVNQRTGEEVDAGDIVKGYEVGDGEYVVVEPEELDEIAPGRSRTLDITDFVDLDRIEPVYFGRTYYVAPRGEEYLKVYELLRTALAESGKAGVATFVMRNRQYLTALRAEDRVLLLQTLHWADEVRDPVEELPELPSERVGRGKELDMALRLVDALSGAWEPDRYHDTYQEKVRELVRAKAEGEEVAVAEEAPRATDVVDLMEVLRGSLDQAKGTGGMQDASRKRDAPGKKDGQRKKATAPSRRKPPGRGELRELSKAELYQRATEQDVAGRSRMSREQLVDALSASPGRRKKRTTAA, encoded by the coding sequence ATGGCACGGGCGATCTGGACGGGTGTGATCACCTTCGGGCTGGTCTCGGTGCCCGTCGGTCTGTTCACGGCCACCGAGGACCACACGGTCCACTTCCACCAGTTGCAGCGCGGCACCTCGGACCGGATCCGCAACCGCAGGGTCAACCAGCGCACCGGCGAGGAGGTCGACGCCGGCGACATCGTCAAGGGCTACGAGGTGGGCGACGGCGAGTACGTCGTGGTGGAACCCGAGGAACTCGACGAGATCGCGCCCGGACGCTCCCGCACCCTCGACATCACCGACTTCGTGGACCTGGACCGGATCGAGCCGGTCTACTTCGGCCGCACCTACTACGTCGCCCCGCGCGGCGAGGAGTACCTCAAGGTCTACGAACTGCTGCGCACCGCCCTCGCCGAGAGCGGCAAGGCCGGGGTCGCCACCTTCGTGATGCGCAACCGGCAGTACCTGACCGCCCTGCGCGCCGAGGACAGGGTCCTGCTGCTCCAGACGCTGCACTGGGCCGACGAGGTCCGCGACCCGGTCGAGGAGCTTCCGGAGCTGCCCTCGGAGCGGGTGGGGCGGGGCAAGGAGCTGGACATGGCGCTGCGTCTCGTCGACGCCCTCAGCGGCGCATGGGAGCCCGACCGCTACCACGACACCTACCAGGAGAAGGTCCGTGAGCTGGTCCGGGCCAAGGCCGAGGGCGAGGAGGTCGCCGTCGCCGAGGAGGCGCCCCGCGCCACCGACGTCGTCGACCTGATGGAGGTCCTGCGCGGCAGCCTGGACCAGGCGAAGGGCACCGGCGGCATGCAGGACGCGTCCCGGAAGAGGGACGCGCCGGGGAAGAAGGACGGGCAGCGGAAGAAGGCCACCGCCCCGTCCCGGCGGAAACCGCCGGGACGGGGCGAGCTGCGGGAGCTGAGCAAGGCCGAGCTCTACCAGCGGGCCACCGAACAGGACGTCGCCGGCCGGTCGAGGATGAGCCGCGAACAGCTCGTCGACGCCCTCAGCGCTTCCCCGGGCCGCCGCAAGAAGCGGACGACCGCGGCCTGA
- a CDS encoding RNA polymerase sigma factor SigF: MTTTTARTTEHTTTDMPEIADPSKVAPKDARELSKLFFEQLTVLEEGTPEHQYARNTLIEMNMSLVRFAAGRFRSRGPEEMEDIVQVGMIGLIKAIDRFELTREVEFTSFAVPYIVGEIKRFFRDTSWAVHVPRRLQEARVQLARATEELRSRLGRNPTTQELSELMSLPEDEVVEARLAANGYNSASLDAAINGSEDGESALADFIGADDAALALVDDFHALAPMIAELDERDRQIIHWRFVEELTQKDIGERLGVSQMHVSRLISRLLARLRQGMLSTA, translated from the coding sequence ATGACGACGACGACCGCACGGACCACTGAGCACACCACCACGGACATGCCGGAGATCGCGGACCCGTCCAAGGTTGCGCCCAAGGACGCGCGGGAGTTGTCGAAGCTGTTCTTCGAGCAGCTGACGGTGCTGGAGGAGGGCACGCCCGAGCACCAGTACGCGCGCAACACGCTGATCGAGATGAACATGTCCCTGGTGCGCTTCGCGGCCGGCCGGTTCCGCAGCCGCGGGCCGGAGGAGATGGAGGACATCGTCCAGGTCGGTATGATCGGCCTGATCAAGGCCATCGACCGGTTCGAGCTGACCCGCGAGGTCGAGTTCACCTCCTTCGCGGTGCCGTACATCGTCGGTGAGATCAAGCGGTTCTTCCGCGACACCTCGTGGGCCGTGCACGTGCCCCGGCGTCTCCAGGAGGCCCGCGTGCAGCTGGCCCGCGCCACCGAGGAGCTGCGCAGCCGGCTGGGCCGCAACCCCACCACCCAGGAGCTGTCGGAGCTGATGAGCCTCCCGGAGGACGAGGTGGTCGAGGCGCGTCTGGCGGCCAACGGCTACAACTCCGCCTCCCTGGACGCGGCCATCAACGGCAGCGAGGACGGCGAGTCGGCCCTCGCGGACTTCATCGGCGCCGACGACGCCGCCCTGGCACTGGTGGACGACTTCCACGCCCTGGCCCCGATGATCGCCGAGCTGGACGAACGCGACCGGCAGATCATCCACTGGCGGTTCGTCGAGGAACTCACCCAGAAGGACATCGGTGAGCGTCTCGGTGTCTCCCAGATGCACGTGTCCCGGCTGATCTCGCGGCTGCTCGCCCGCCTGCGTCAGGGCATGCTCAGCACCGCCTGA
- a CDS encoding anti-sigma factor RsbA family regulatory protein encodes MSTATTEGTFAHPALFYRSRREYTDRTTAFVREGLAAGEPVAVAVPGPNLELVRAGLGTDGRDVTFLDMTEAGRNPGRIIPGVLRAFADAHAHVRVRIVGEPVWAGRSATEYPACAQHEALINAAFAGRSATILCPYDESRLAADVLADALVTHPTVVADGRERASEAYDWRAVVDRYNEPLGPVSDAGVLAFGAAELPAARRFAVDRAASLGLAGRRLQDAELAVAELTTNSVVHGGGHGTLALWAEAGQLVCEVRDGGRLADPLAGRRPPERGQIGGRGLLLVHYVADLVRIHTAIDGTTVRFYLDM; translated from the coding sequence ATGAGCACGGCGACCACCGAAGGGACCTTCGCCCACCCCGCGCTGTTCTACCGCTCGCGACGCGAGTACACCGACCGGACGACCGCCTTCGTACGGGAGGGGCTTGCCGCTGGCGAGCCGGTGGCGGTGGCGGTGCCCGGCCCCAACCTGGAGCTGGTCAGGGCGGGGCTCGGCACGGACGGACGGGACGTGACCTTCCTCGACATGACCGAGGCCGGGCGCAATCCGGGGCGGATCATCCCGGGCGTGCTGCGGGCCTTCGCGGACGCGCACGCGCACGTACGGGTGCGGATCGTCGGCGAACCGGTCTGGGCCGGGCGCAGCGCCACGGAGTATCCGGCGTGCGCGCAGCACGAGGCGTTGATCAACGCGGCGTTCGCGGGGCGTTCCGCGACGATCCTGTGCCCGTACGACGAGTCCCGGCTGGCCGCGGACGTCCTGGCCGACGCCCTGGTCACCCATCCGACGGTCGTCGCCGACGGGCGGGAGCGGGCCAGCGAGGCGTACGACTGGCGTGCGGTCGTCGACCGCTACAACGAGCCGCTCGGGCCCGTCAGCGACGCCGGGGTCCTCGCCTTCGGGGCCGCCGAGCTGCCCGCGGCACGCCGCTTCGCGGTCGACCGGGCGGCCTCGCTCGGGCTGGCCGGGCGGCGCCTGCAGGACGCGGAGCTGGCGGTGGCCGAGCTGACCACCAACAGCGTGGTCCACGGCGGCGGCCACGGAACGCTGGCGCTGTGGGCGGAGGCGGGACAACTGGTGTGCGAGGTACGCGACGGGGGGCGGCTGGCCGATCCGCTCGCCGGCCGGCGGCCCCCGGAGCGCGGGCAGATCGGCGGCCGCGGACTCCTTCTCGTCCACTACGTCGCCGATCTGGTGCGGATTCACACGGCGATCGACGGCACCACTGTCCGCTTTTATCTGGACATGTGA
- a CDS encoding STAS domain-containing protein, producing MDHAGAAGGPARTGSGGVLDVVPLSGRPGIRASGEIGVSTRLSWENALTELSRRHTDVSYVELSGVRFVDVAGVAALAVTAMNLPGGRVVVERPPPQLPRVLDLFWPSLRRIEVAPR from the coding sequence GTGGATCACGCAGGAGCCGCGGGGGGCCCGGCCCGTACGGGGAGCGGTGGTGTGCTGGACGTGGTCCCGTTGTCCGGCCGCCCCGGCATCCGCGCCAGCGGGGAGATCGGCGTGAGCACCCGGCTGTCGTGGGAGAACGCGCTGACCGAACTGTCCAGGCGGCACACGGACGTGTCGTACGTAGAGCTGTCCGGCGTGCGGTTCGTCGACGTGGCCGGGGTGGCGGCGCTGGCCGTCACCGCCATGAACCTGCCCGGCGGCCGGGTCGTCGTGGAGCGGCCGCCGCCGCAACTGCCGCGGGTGCTGGACCTGTTCTGGCCGTCCCTGCGGCGGATCGAGGTGGCGCCACGATGA
- a CDS encoding PRC-barrel domain-containing protein has product MFEAENIRDWRGLDVVDYDGRKIGTLESLYFDTATDRPAFATVTIGLPTRRRLVFVPVDKATVGPSYLKVTYDKSLVKDAPGIDPDGELAAEDEGAVFAHYHLPYQPGSRGERRLGRR; this is encoded by the coding sequence ATGTTTGAAGCCGAAAACATTCGTGACTGGCGCGGCCTCGACGTCGTGGACTACGACGGCCGCAAGATCGGGACCCTGGAGTCCCTCTACTTCGACACCGCCACCGACCGGCCCGCGTTCGCCACGGTCACGATCGGTCTGCCGACCCGCCGGCGGCTCGTCTTCGTCCCGGTGGACAAGGCCACCGTGGGGCCGTCGTACCTGAAGGTGACCTACGACAAGTCCCTGGTCAAGGACGCCCCCGGGATCGACCCGGACGGCGAGCTGGCCGCCGAGGACGAGGGCGCGGTCTTCGCCCACTACCACCTGCCCTACCAGCCGGGCAGCCGCGGCGAACGCCGACTCGGCCGGCGCTGA
- a CDS encoding Dps family protein has translation MTHDLTPKYTVPGIEREAAGRLIGVLRLRLHALNDLHLTLKHVHWNVVGPHFIAVHEMIDPQVDQVRDMADDVAERIAALGGVAQGTPGALVSERKWDDYSIGRADAIAHLGALDVVYTGVVEGMRAAVEEAGKIDTATEDLLIGQLRDLEQFQWFVRAHLESAGGTLATGSATSESEAAARGAELA, from the coding sequence ATGACGCACGACCTGACCCCGAAGTACACGGTCCCCGGCATCGAGCGCGAGGCCGCCGGACGGCTGATCGGTGTGCTGCGGCTGCGCCTGCACGCCCTCAACGACCTTCACCTGACCCTCAAGCACGTGCACTGGAACGTCGTCGGCCCGCACTTCATCGCGGTCCACGAGATGATCGACCCCCAGGTCGACCAGGTGCGTGACATGGCCGACGACGTCGCGGAGCGCATCGCCGCGCTCGGCGGGGTGGCCCAGGGAACGCCGGGCGCGCTGGTGTCCGAGCGGAAGTGGGACGACTACTCCATCGGCCGGGCCGACGCCATCGCGCACCTCGGTGCGCTCGACGTGGTGTACACCGGCGTGGTCGAGGGCATGCGCGCGGCGGTCGAGGAGGCCGGCAAGATCGACACGGCGACGGAGGACCTGCTGATCGGCCAGCTCAGGGACCTGGAGCAGTTCCAGTGGTTCGTGCGGGCCCATCTGGAGAGCGCCGGAGGCACCCTGGCGACGGGCAGCGCGACGTCCGAGTCGGAGGCGGCGGCACGCGGCGCCGAACTCGCGTAG
- a CDS encoding flavodoxin family protein — translation MRALVINCTLKPSPQPSNTEALAATVIAALKGHGAEVDVVRAVDLNLKPGVETDMGDGDDWPDVHEKLLASQILVVASPTWLGRPSSVAQRVLERMDAMLGETDDENRPIAYNRVAGVLVTGNEDGAHHVISEISGGLADIGYTIPGQAWTYWHLGPGPGPDFLDDERGHDWSVSTGRAMASNLVHAARALDAMPLPAPPS, via the coding sequence ATGCGCGCACTCGTGATCAACTGCACCCTCAAGCCCTCCCCCCAGCCGTCGAACACCGAGGCGCTGGCCGCCACGGTCATCGCCGCGCTCAAGGGTCACGGGGCGGAGGTGGACGTCGTACGGGCCGTCGACCTGAACCTGAAACCGGGGGTCGAGACCGACATGGGCGACGGGGACGACTGGCCGGACGTGCACGAGAAGCTGCTGGCCTCGCAGATCCTGGTCGTCGCGTCGCCGACGTGGCTCGGCCGCCCCTCCTCCGTCGCCCAGCGGGTCCTCGAACGCATGGACGCCATGCTCGGCGAGACCGACGACGAGAACCGCCCGATCGCCTACAACCGCGTCGCCGGTGTCCTGGTCACCGGCAACGAGGACGGCGCCCACCACGTCATCAGCGAGATCAGCGGCGGCCTCGCGGACATCGGCTACACCATTCCCGGCCAGGCATGGACGTACTGGCACCTCGGCCCGGGTCCCGGTCCCGACTTCCTCGACGACGAGCGGGGCCACGACTGGTCGGTCTCCACCGGCCGGGCCATGGCCTCCAACCTCGTGCACGCGGCGCGCGCGCTCGACGCGATGCCGCTGCCCGCCCCGCCGTCCTGA
- a CDS encoding class I SAM-dependent methyltransferase has product MADECFRHPRLAALHDVLDSDRGDLGPYLRMADGFGARSVLDIGCGTGVFALLLAGRGVEVVGVDPAGASLDVARGRTGADRVRWIEGDATSLPPLRVDLATMTANVAQAVTDRAAWQGTLRGAHQALRPGGHLVFETRDPARRAWEEWTREHTYRVTEVPGTGTVESWCRLLDVSGPLVTFRWTYVFGADGETLTSDSTLRFREREEVAADLVEQGYAVREVRGAPDREGREFVFVARRPETDGP; this is encoded by the coding sequence ATGGCTGACGAGTGCTTCCGGCATCCGCGGCTCGCCGCGCTCCACGACGTGCTCGACAGCGACCGCGGCGACCTCGGCCCGTATCTGCGCATGGCCGACGGGTTCGGCGCCCGCAGCGTGCTGGACATCGGCTGCGGAACCGGGGTGTTCGCCCTGCTGCTGGCCGGCCGCGGGGTGGAGGTCGTCGGCGTCGACCCGGCCGGGGCCAGTCTCGACGTGGCCCGGGGCAGGACGGGCGCCGACCGGGTGCGCTGGATCGAGGGCGACGCCACCTCGCTGCCCCCGCTGCGGGTCGACCTGGCGACCATGACGGCGAACGTCGCCCAGGCCGTCACCGACCGGGCCGCGTGGCAGGGGACACTGCGCGGCGCCCACCAGGCCCTGCGGCCCGGCGGACACCTGGTGTTCGAGACACGGGACCCGGCCCGCCGGGCGTGGGAGGAGTGGACCCGCGAGCACACCTACCGGGTGACGGAGGTCCCCGGCACGGGCACCGTCGAGAGCTGGTGCCGGCTGCTCGACGTGAGCGGTCCGCTGGTCACCTTCCGGTGGACCTACGTCTTCGGCGCGGACGGCGAGACCCTGACCTCCGACTCGACGCTGCGCTTTCGCGAGCGGGAGGAGGTGGCGGCGGACCTGGTCGAGCAGGGCTACGCGGTACGGGAGGTGCGCGGGGCCCCGGACCGCGAGGGCCGCGAGTTCGTCTTCGTGGCGCGGCGCCCGGAGACCGACGGACCCTGA
- a CDS encoding alpha/beta fold hydrolase, which translates to MNPTTVRGATLDYDDVGPDTGLPVLLIHGHPFNRTLWAPQTAALTAAGHRVVAPDLRGYGRSSVTTGKVLLADFADDLAGLLDHLGIEDAVVGGVSMGGQIAMELQLRHPDRVRALVLSDTSAPAETPEGKEFRNRLADRLLAEGMDGYAHEVIDKMLAAYNVTGMPDVANRVLEMMCATDPRGAAAALRGRAERPDYREVLASVTAPVLIVVGADDVYTPVAEAESLHRMVPHATLTVVEGAGHLPGAERPDRFNAALLEFLAPLV; encoded by the coding sequence ATGAACCCCACCACCGTGCGCGGCGCCACGCTCGACTACGACGACGTCGGCCCCGACACCGGGCTACCGGTCCTCCTGATCCACGGTCACCCCTTCAACCGCACCCTGTGGGCACCCCAGACCGCGGCACTGACGGCGGCCGGCCACCGGGTCGTCGCCCCCGACCTGCGCGGTTACGGCCGCAGCAGCGTCACCACGGGCAAGGTGCTGCTCGCCGACTTCGCCGACGACCTCGCCGGGCTCCTCGACCACCTCGGGATCGAGGACGCGGTGGTCGGCGGCGTCTCCATGGGCGGGCAGATCGCCATGGAGCTCCAGCTCCGCCACCCGGACCGGGTACGGGCACTCGTCCTGTCCGACACCTCCGCGCCCGCCGAGACCCCCGAGGGCAAGGAGTTCCGCAACCGGCTCGCCGACAGGCTCCTGGCCGAGGGCATGGACGGCTACGCGCACGAGGTCATCGACAAGATGCTGGCCGCCTACAACGTCACCGGAATGCCGGACGTGGCCAACCGCGTCCTGGAGATGATGTGCGCCACCGACCCCCGCGGCGCCGCGGCGGCGCTGCGCGGACGGGCCGAACGCCCCGACTACCGGGAGGTCCTGGCCTCCGTGACGGCACCCGTCCTGATCGTCGTCGGAGCGGACGACGTCTACACCCCCGTCGCGGAGGCGGAGTCCCTCCACCGCATGGTCCCGCACGCCACCCTGACCGTCGTCGAGGGGGCCGGCCACCTCCCCGGCGCCGAGCGGCCCGACCGGTTCAACGCCGCTCTGCTGGAGTTCCTCGCCCCACTGGTGTGA
- a CDS encoding FAD binding domain-containing protein: MLLRLPTSVSEAQACVAEGAVPIGGATLVWATWQRDGFPELAMSLRDLPEATAVEPEALGAAVVLHAIDDRVPRVLRRAAGSVGTGAVRRTATVGGNLVGSSLRCLLPAALVLDARATVLAQDRTYETDLAEVVAKRHLLLGLRWRTPLASGYRKQPAEAGGPPPLVVATAVHADGEGGRRLRIAVRDGYEVLSETTGCDAGTEEALAALERTDLAALPPGARGVVRDQVADLLGPLAGR; this comes from the coding sequence ATGCTGCTGCGTCTGCCCACCTCCGTGTCCGAAGCACAGGCGTGCGTGGCGGAGGGGGCGGTGCCCATCGGCGGGGCCACCCTGGTGTGGGCCACCTGGCAACGCGACGGCTTCCCCGAACTGGCCATGTCGCTGCGCGACCTGCCGGAGGCCACCGCCGTCGAACCCGAGGCGCTGGGCGCGGCCGTGGTGCTGCACGCGATAGACGACCGGGTACCGCGGGTGCTGCGCCGGGCGGCCGGCTCGGTGGGCACCGGAGCCGTACGCCGGACGGCCACGGTCGGCGGCAACCTCGTCGGCAGCAGCCTGCGCTGCCTGCTGCCCGCGGCCCTCGTACTGGACGCCCGCGCCACCGTGCTGGCCCAGGACCGGACCTACGAGACCGATCTCGCGGAGGTGGTGGCGAAGCGTCACCTGCTGCTCGGTCTGCGCTGGCGCACCCCCCTGGCCAGCGGTTACCGCAAGCAGCCCGCCGAGGCCGGCGGACCCCCGCCCCTGGTCGTCGCCACCGCCGTGCACGCCGACGGGGAAGGCGGTCGCAGGCTGCGGATCGCCGTCCGCGACGGCTACGAGGTGCTCAGCGAGACCACCGGGTGCGACGCGGGTACCGAGGAGGCCCTCGCCGCCCTGGAACGGACGGACCTCGCCGCGCTGCCGCCCGGAGCCCGGGGGGTGGTGCGCGATCAGGTCGCGGACCTGCTGGGGCCCCTCGCCGGCCGCTGA